The Agromyces hippuratus genome has a window encoding:
- a CDS encoding HAD-IIA family hydrolase, whose product MSRREEVECWLTDMDGVLVHENHALPGAAELLQQWEDAGTPYLVLTNNSIFTARDLSARLRSSGLNVPEDRIWTSALATADFLKQQVPGGTAFVIGEAGILTALHDAGFVMTETAPDFVVVGETRNYSFEAITKAIRLIGNGARFIVTNPDATGPSADGPLPATGAIAALITKATGKEPYVVGKPNPMMFRSALNKIGAHSENTAMIGDRMDTDIVAGIEAGLHTILVLTGISDQAEIEKYPFRPDEILKGVADLVVQAPVETEL is encoded by the coding sequence ATGTCACGACGTGAAGAAGTCGAGTGCTGGCTGACCGACATGGACGGCGTGCTCGTGCACGAGAACCACGCACTGCCGGGCGCCGCCGAGTTGCTGCAGCAGTGGGAGGACGCCGGCACGCCCTACCTCGTGCTCACGAACAACTCGATATTCACCGCGCGCGACCTCTCGGCGCGGCTGCGCTCATCAGGCCTCAACGTGCCCGAAGACCGCATCTGGACGAGCGCGCTCGCGACGGCCGACTTCCTGAAGCAGCAGGTGCCCGGCGGCACCGCCTTCGTGATCGGCGAGGCCGGCATCCTCACGGCGCTCCACGACGCAGGGTTCGTGATGACCGAGACCGCGCCCGACTTCGTCGTCGTCGGCGAGACCCGCAACTACTCGTTCGAGGCGATCACGAAGGCGATCCGCCTGATCGGCAACGGCGCGCGCTTCATCGTGACGAACCCCGACGCCACCGGCCCCTCGGCCGACGGCCCGCTGCCGGCGACCGGCGCGATCGCCGCCCTCATCACGAAGGCCACGGGCAAGGAGCCCTACGTGGTCGGCAAGCCCAACCCGATGATGTTCCGGTCGGCGCTCAACAAGATCGGCGCGCACTCCGAGAACACCGCGATGATCGGCGACCGCATGGACACCGACATCGTCGCGGGCATCGAGGCCGGCCTGCACACGATCCTCGTGCTGACCGGCATCAGCGACCAGGCCGAGATCGAGAAGTACCCGTTCCGGCCCGACGAGATCCTCAAGGGCGTCGCCGACCTCGTCGTGCAGGCGCCGGTCGAGACCGAGCTGTAG